From Candidatus Amoebophilus asiaticus 5a2, the proteins below share one genomic window:
- a CDS encoding SEL1-like repeat protein: MHLNYNIRHKLIAYTLLLSLFLQSCGNSSNLLTPRIKESIENIPGETKQIATNPLVGQEFTAKGGYLITFHVQGRELQADVRVDETQKKPNCRNLPVAIEKDIDLASWVKLAPKIQKRCVHVSLPRKGQPGSVYIFKEGLPGGMKGYGGGSHRGQKGNNRNKAKGNRKEKVGKVSTVSSSYTNVSTSSNRQEEDTNSNKTGSLTASPNDNKKRSKGKEKLKDDKAWLDEDEVDENKHISYEDEVEILKQGITRPNVPFIRYNIEAQGADDKILSHDFHGCRVPEFKAGVRKLLKQAQEENANRVTLITGKGNHSPNGPVLLKVLPNLLKKEFSEVIHEPKRDLGAYEVVLKKKERPSLYEEKLKKLKEISSFLYNSKLKTKLVEDAKRGLNEAQYELGAMLLEGIVFEKNEQEGFEWISKAAETDATAQVLLGYCYEVGKGVPQNYKLSKYWYKKALAQDSPDAAFALGKYYWMGISVIRNDKKGLQLLEKAANQGHAWAAYNYGDILFQHSTKVPVDRSQAPKYIEQAARNGVLPAQTLLAKLYFFGWEVDIDDRKALFYFLQAAEAGDVIAQYYCGRCYSEGRGTAIDSVQALKWYEASATQGDLDAKLSVAGLLMRGEKTQKKDFFRALHMLEELAKVNHGNSVYLLGIVYFYGQGPIQPNQEKAIPLFLHAAENGTLEAQLLIAKLFTCNKIKTISCDQILTWLREAAKLEDPEALYYLGLILDQKEENKHQTEILECLTKASNQGHRLAKLMLAMKLMEEEIEHEQVLLVLQLLREAAKEHPLALDILGGIYMDGKIAPLNEKLAFAYFEKGAEFGHRSAITNLAFCYLFGKGIKQNDRLAAENFLKSAKLGDPFAQIQIAKCLLKGRGIEANHLEAVSFLKEATDQGLTEAEFLLGWIYATSSNGILAKPAQGFNLLKKAAASGHKEAAHLLGQLCLDGTPSRVEEGISWLKKAALLGDLRSQFLLGTLYIKPDWVKSNRDKAIKWFKMAAAQGHPTISFFLGHLLCSQSRYDEAKEYLEKFIANESEEKNIMEMKQRSYKILAQIYTTEGNPSQAIKYYKLCPEEPEVMYQLGYLYDVNENLDLDKSLVISCLMKSAQQNHLEAQYCLGCVFGKLAKSNPAYGKGAFQWFSIAADNGHLRATYELGCIYLKGEFDQKVELQKAWKLLLLPAKQGDANAQFLLGCMCTFWPGLKPKYAEGVRWFTKAAEQGHLGACFSLGYAYQLGQGVELNWLKAISWYLRSAEKGHIESQYNLGTILLSMKKQEEAIYWLKKAAAQGAQEAQNVLSKIFVEEEEIDELTTLVQQEQQDEEQFVEAQGTEQASTTESDIEDLGNAENELESIYQDEYEAPVRPWTCSLQ, translated from the coding sequence ATGCACCTGAATTATAACATACGTCATAAACTAATAGCTTATACTTTACTACTCAGCTTATTTTTACAAAGCTGTGGTAACTCCTCTAATTTGCTTACTCCTAGGATAAAAGAATCTATAGAGAATATTCCAGGAGAAACTAAACAAATTGCTACAAATCCTTTAGTGGGCCAAGAATTTACTGCCAAAGGAGGTTACCTAATTACTTTTCATGTGCAAGGCAGGGAATTACAAGCAGATGTAAGAGTTGATGAAACACAAAAGAAACCTAATTGTAGAAATTTACCTGTGGCAATAGAAAAAGATATAGACTTAGCTAGCTGGGTTAAATTAGCTCCAAAAATACAAAAAAGATGTGTTCATGTAAGTTTACCTAGAAAAGGTCAGCCAGGGAGTGTATATATTTTCAAAGAAGGTCTTCCAGGAGGAATGAAGGGATATGGGGGAGGGTCGCATAGAGGTCAGAAAGGTAACAATCGAAATAAAGCCAAAGGTAATAGGAAAGAAAAAGTAGGAAAGGTAAGTACAGTAAGTTCAAGTTATACCAACGTTAGCACTAGCAGCAACAGACAGGAAGAAGATACTAATTCAAATAAGACAGGGAGCTTAACAGCTTCTCCGAATGACAATAAAAAACGATCCAAAGGTAAAGAGAAATTAAAGGATGATAAGGCGTGGCTAGATGAAGATGAGGTAGATGAGAATAAGCATATCTCGTATGAGGATGAGGTAGAAATTCTTAAACAAGGTATTACTAGGCCAAACGTACCATTCATAAGGTACAATATAGAAGCACAAGGTGCCGATGACAAAATACTCTCACACGATTTTCATGGTTGTAGGGTACCTGAGTTTAAAGCCGGGGTCCGAAAGTTATTAAAACAAGCACAAGAAGAAAACGCTAATAGGGTAACTCTTATTACAGGAAAAGGAAACCATAGCCCAAACGGCCCTGTTCTTTTAAAGGTCCTTCCTAATCTATTGAAAAAAGAATTTTCAGAGGTTATACATGAGCCTAAAAGAGATCTTGGTGCTTATGAGGTTGTTCTGAAAAAAAAGGAGCGCCCTTCTCTATATGAAGAAAAGTTAAAAAAGTTAAAAGAAATTTCTTCTTTTCTCTACAATTCGAAATTAAAAACAAAATTGGTTGAAGATGCCAAGAGAGGACTTAACGAGGCCCAGTATGAGTTGGGGGCGATGTTATTAGAGGGCATTGTCTTTGAAAAAAATGAACAGGAGGGTTTTGAGTGGATCTCAAAGGCTGCAGAAACCGATGCCACCGCGCAAGTACTTTTAGGTTATTGTTATGAGGTTGGTAAAGGTGTTCCACAAAACTACAAACTATCAAAATACTGGTATAAAAAAGCGCTTGCCCAAGATAGCCCAGACGCTGCATTTGCCTTAGGTAAATATTATTGGATGGGTATTAGCGTTATTCGAAATGATAAAAAAGGCTTGCAGTTGCTTGAAAAAGCAGCCAATCAAGGACATGCTTGGGCTGCGTACAATTATGGCGATATTCTTTTTCAGCACTCTACAAAGGTTCCTGTTGACCGATCGCAAGCTCCCAAGTACATAGAACAAGCAGCTAGAAACGGGGTTCTTCCAGCACAAACCCTTCTTGCTAAGCTCTATTTCTTTGGATGGGAAGTCGATATTGATGATAGGAAAGCCCTATTTTATTTCTTACAAGCTGCAGAGGCTGGAGATGTTATTGCACAGTATTACTGTGGGAGATGTTATTCTGAAGGTCGAGGTACTGCTATAGATTCCGTTCAAGCACTTAAATGGTATGAAGCCTCGGCTACGCAAGGAGATCTGGATGCCAAATTAAGTGTGGCTGGTTTGTTAATGAGAGGAGAAAAGACGCAGAAAAAAGACTTTTTTAGGGCATTGCATATGCTTGAGGAGCTGGCAAAAGTCAATCATGGCAACAGTGTTTACCTTTTGGGGATAGTATATTTTTATGGGCAGGGTCCTATCCAACCTAATCAAGAAAAAGCAATACCTCTCTTTCTCCATGCAGCAGAAAATGGAACTCTTGAGGCTCAACTCCTTATAGCTAAGCTCTTTACTTGCAATAAAATTAAAACTATCTCTTGCGACCAAATTCTTACTTGGTTGCGTGAAGCTGCAAAGTTAGAGGATCCTGAAGCTCTCTATTATCTAGGATTGATTCTCGATCAAAAAGAGGAGAATAAACATCAGACAGAAATTTTAGAATGCTTGACCAAGGCATCCAATCAAGGACATCGCCTGGCTAAGCTCATGTTGGCCATGAAGCTAATGGAAGAAGAAATTGAGCACGAGCAAGTTCTCTTAGTTCTACAACTTCTTCGAGAAGCTGCCAAAGAACACCCGCTTGCGCTGGATATATTAGGAGGAATTTATATGGACGGTAAAATTGCTCCCTTAAATGAAAAACTGGCATTTGCTTACTTTGAAAAAGGTGCCGAGTTTGGCCATCGTTCAGCCATCACAAACTTAGCCTTTTGTTATCTATTTGGAAAAGGGATAAAGCAAAACGATCGATTGGCTGCGGAAAATTTTTTGAAGTCTGCAAAACTAGGTGATCCTTTTGCTCAAATTCAAATTGCAAAATGTTTACTTAAGGGAAGGGGAATAGAGGCTAATCATTTGGAGGCTGTAAGTTTTTTAAAGGAAGCTACTGATCAAGGGCTTACTGAAGCAGAATTTTTACTTGGATGGATCTATGCAACCAGTTCAAATGGAATTTTAGCTAAACCGGCACAAGGGTTTAATTTATTAAAAAAAGCTGCTGCAAGCGGACATAAAGAAGCAGCTCACCTTCTGGGTCAATTGTGTTTAGACGGAACTCCTTCTCGAGTGGAAGAAGGCATCTCTTGGTTAAAAAAAGCCGCTTTGTTAGGTGATCTTCGATCCCAATTCTTATTAGGAACTCTATATATAAAACCTGACTGGGTTAAATCTAATCGGGATAAGGCAATCAAATGGTTCAAAATGGCAGCTGCACAAGGGCATCCCACCATTTCATTTTTCTTGGGGCACCTGCTTTGCAGTCAATCACGATATGATGAAGCTAAAGAGTACCTGGAAAAATTCATTGCAAATGAATCAGAGGAGAAGAATATTATGGAAATGAAACAACGCAGTTATAAAATTTTAGCACAGATTTATACTACAGAAGGTAATCCAAGTCAAGCTATTAAATACTACAAATTGTGCCCTGAAGAACCAGAGGTGATGTATCAGTTAGGATATCTGTATGATGTTAACGAAAACCTGGATCTTGATAAATCACTTGTTATTAGTTGTTTAATGAAATCAGCACAACAAAATCACCTCGAAGCTCAATATTGCTTAGGCTGCGTTTTTGGAAAATTAGCCAAATCTAATCCAGCTTATGGGAAAGGTGCTTTCCAATGGTTTTCAATAGCAGCCGACAATGGACACCTCCGTGCTACCTATGAGCTGGGATGTATTTATTTAAAGGGAGAATTTGACCAAAAAGTAGAGCTCCAAAAAGCTTGGAAACTACTTTTGCTACCTGCCAAGCAAGGGGATGCGAATGCACAATTTTTGCTGGGGTGTATGTGCACCTTTTGGCCTGGCTTAAAACCTAAGTATGCTGAAGGAGTTCGCTGGTTTACAAAAGCAGCAGAGCAGGGACATCTTGGAGCTTGTTTTAGTTTAGGATATGCTTATCAGCTAGGTCAAGGAGTCGAACTTAACTGGCTTAAGGCTATCAGTTGGTATTTAAGAAGCGCTGAGAAAGGCCACATAGAGTCCCAATATAATTTGGGAACTATCCTTTTGTCAATGAAGAAACAGGAAGAAGCAATTTATTGGCTTAAAAAAGCTGCTGCACAAGGAGCACAAGAGGCCCAAAATGTTTTGAGCAAGATATTTGTAGAGGAAGAAGAAATAGATGAGCTGACCACACTGGTACAACAGGAACAACAAGACGAAGAACAATTTGTAGAAGCTCAGGGCACCGAGCAAGCGAGCACGACAGAATCTGATATAGAAGATTTAGGTAACGCTGAAAATGAGCTGGAGAGCATATACCAAGACGAATATGAAGCTCCTGTTAGGCCTTGGACTTGTTCTTTGCAGTAG
- a CDS encoding leucine-rich repeat domain-containing protein → MRQYLVSKSLVQPLYTYIVVVTIFFLQGCGTPPSTPTRTETKHISPKAQATLLQDVADKHKLQRKGLFYKLKEQDEPYSDLQASSMLVVEKENRPLNSNQVLDASSKKRKRPEKGKPKATAIEACSKVKEKDLKREMNKEGRLKKSRTESSISRDNSQSLSTLPASPSLPGTLSFSCTTISDEKAQQIGEVLKSTTAHTFMLLLIRELSFEGLISIVKHLKVSNIQKLILNGVHMEAQGVAGLGPHLVNTKVKCLRLNSNGIGDKGLISLATYLPNTLLNDIDLDSNKIGVEGIKALIAILDDSNIDTLSLWGNKLGEEGATLLGLYLASPKSRIENLNVGYNKIGAQGVINLIANLQENIKLRVVNLQGNQLGDDGFKGIMQALPGTPIQEIDLSYNKITDNALQYCVLGETSILSILNLSKNLITDKGAPHLNRILKQTPINTIHLSDNTITYEGAKIIVKELPQEKTFTVHLHQVEDFSRAIISSYQQKRLKKDYPHINWVFKKPIL, encoded by the coding sequence ATGAGACAGTATTTGGTTTCCAAATCGTTAGTTCAGCCATTATATACTTATATAGTAGTAGTGACAATTTTCTTTTTACAAGGCTGTGGGACCCCACCAAGCACCCCTACCAGAACAGAGACAAAACATATTAGCCCTAAAGCTCAAGCAACCCTTTTGCAAGATGTAGCAGATAAGCATAAATTACAAAGAAAAGGTCTGTTTTACAAGCTTAAAGAGCAAGATGAGCCTTATAGTGATTTACAAGCTAGCTCTATGCTTGTAGTAGAAAAAGAAAATAGACCTCTAAATAGTAATCAAGTTTTAGATGCTAGTAGCAAAAAAAGAAAAAGACCAGAAAAAGGTAAGCCAAAAGCGACTGCAATAGAAGCCTGTTCAAAAGTAAAAGAGAAAGATTTAAAAAGAGAAATGAACAAGGAAGGAAGACTAAAAAAAAGCAGGACTGAGTCTTCTATATCTAGGGATAATTCTCAAAGCCTTAGTACCCTCCCTGCAAGCCCATCTCTTCCCGGAACGTTATCCTTTTCCTGTACCACGATAAGTGATGAAAAGGCTCAACAAATTGGAGAAGTTTTAAAAAGTACTACGGCGCACACATTTATGCTATTGCTTATCAGGGAATTAAGTTTTGAAGGGCTAATATCTATAGTAAAGCACTTAAAAGTATCCAATATACAAAAACTTATTTTAAATGGGGTACATATGGAGGCTCAAGGAGTAGCAGGACTTGGCCCTCATTTAGTTAATACAAAAGTAAAATGTCTTAGGCTAAATAGCAATGGCATAGGAGATAAAGGCCTAATAAGCTTAGCTACTTATCTGCCAAATACGCTGTTAAATGATATTGACTTAGACTCTAATAAGATAGGAGTTGAAGGTATAAAAGCACTTATTGCAATACTAGATGATTCAAACATAGACACACTCTCTTTATGGGGTAATAAGCTAGGAGAAGAGGGAGCCACTCTTTTAGGGTTATATTTAGCAAGTCCTAAGTCTAGGATAGAAAATCTAAATGTAGGCTACAATAAAATAGGCGCACAAGGTGTTATAAATCTTATAGCTAACTTACAAGAAAACATAAAACTACGTGTAGTTAATCTGCAAGGTAATCAGTTAGGTGATGATGGATTTAAAGGAATTATGCAAGCCTTACCTGGAACTCCGATACAAGAGATAGATTTGAGCTACAATAAGATTACTGATAATGCACTTCAGTATTGTGTTCTAGGAGAAACAAGTATATTAAGTATACTTAACTTAAGCAAAAATTTAATAACTGATAAAGGTGCACCGCATCTTAATCGCATACTGAAACAGACACCCATAAATACAATACACTTGAGTGATAATACAATAACATATGAAGGAGCGAAAATAATTGTTAAAGAATTACCCCAGGAAAAAACATTCACAGTTCATTTACACCAGGTTGAAGATTTTTCTAGAGCAATTATAAGTTCATATCAGCAGAAACGTTTAAAAAAAGATTATCCACATATAAATTGGGTATTTAAAAAGCCTATTTTATAA
- the typA gene encoding translational GTPase TypA gives MTNIRNLAIIAHVDHGKTTLIDNILKQSNTFRENQQVDERIMDSNELEKERGITILAKCTSIYYKDYKMNIVDTPGHADFGGEVERVLSMVEGVVLLVDASEGPMPQTKFVLSKALKLGLRPIVVINKVDRTDSRIEEVLNEVFELFSALDATEEQLDFPVLYAVGREGWAVTDLNHERKDLEPLFNLFINHVPAPKVDTDAPFSMLATILSSDPYVGKILIGKVYSGIAKINTNVKAINLKGELIESTKLTKLFGFKGLERVLLTEIAAGDIIAIAGVEKASVSDTICDVAITEPIKSTPIDPPTMAVNIGVNDSPLAGQEGTKVTSRMILDRLKREAETNVAITLGVDENSESFEVGGRGELQLGVLIETMRREGFELSVSRPRVLFKRDEEGKLLEPIEEVVIDVDDPYSGVVVEKLSKRKGELKDLRPSGGNKSRIIFHVPSRGLIGYQSEFRNDTRGTGVLSRIYHSYEPFKGEIEQRRNGMMISNCDGETTAYAMFNLEERGILFIPARTKVYEGMIIGEHNRENDLDVNPVKGKKLTNMRASSSDKAIILTPHRELNLEEVISYIADDELVEVTPKSIRLRKKALLPHERKKPGKKDFI, from the coding sequence ATGACAAATATTAGAAATTTAGCCATTATAGCCCACGTGGATCATGGCAAAACTACACTTATAGATAATATATTAAAGCAAAGTAATACTTTCAGAGAAAACCAACAGGTAGATGAAAGGATTATGGACTCCAATGAATTAGAAAAAGAACGGGGCATTACTATTCTTGCTAAGTGTACCTCTATCTACTATAAAGATTATAAAATGAATATTGTGGACACTCCTGGTCACGCAGATTTTGGAGGTGAAGTAGAACGTGTCCTCTCTATGGTAGAAGGAGTTGTGCTACTTGTTGATGCTTCTGAAGGACCTATGCCACAAACTAAATTTGTATTAAGCAAAGCGCTCAAGCTTGGGCTTAGGCCTATTGTGGTAATCAACAAGGTTGACAGGACAGACAGTCGTATAGAGGAAGTATTAAACGAAGTTTTTGAACTATTTTCTGCATTGGATGCTACAGAAGAACAATTAGACTTTCCTGTATTATATGCAGTAGGTAGAGAGGGATGGGCCGTAACTGACCTAAACCATGAGCGTAAAGACTTAGAGCCTTTATTTAACCTTTTTATCAATCATGTACCTGCTCCTAAAGTAGATACAGACGCTCCCTTTTCTATGCTTGCTACTATACTATCCTCTGATCCCTATGTTGGTAAGATTTTAATTGGCAAAGTATATAGTGGCATAGCTAAAATCAATACCAATGTTAAAGCCATTAATTTAAAAGGAGAGCTGATAGAATCAACAAAGCTAACGAAACTGTTTGGATTTAAAGGGCTTGAAAGAGTTCTACTAACAGAAATAGCAGCAGGAGATATCATTGCCATTGCAGGGGTTGAAAAAGCTTCTGTATCTGATACTATTTGCGATGTAGCTATCACAGAGCCTATAAAATCCACCCCTATTGATCCGCCTACTATGGCTGTTAATATTGGTGTAAATGACTCTCCACTAGCAGGTCAAGAAGGTACTAAAGTAACTTCACGGATGATTTTAGATAGATTGAAACGTGAAGCAGAGACTAACGTAGCCATTACATTAGGTGTAGACGAGAATTCTGAAAGCTTTGAAGTAGGTGGAAGAGGAGAATTACAATTGGGTGTATTAATCGAAACAATGCGTAGAGAAGGATTTGAGCTATCTGTTTCTCGTCCACGTGTATTATTTAAACGTGACGAAGAGGGAAAATTACTAGAACCTATTGAAGAAGTGGTGATTGACGTAGATGACCCTTATAGTGGCGTTGTAGTTGAAAAATTATCCAAAAGAAAAGGAGAACTAAAAGATTTACGACCTTCTGGAGGAAATAAATCCAGGATAATTTTTCATGTACCCTCTAGAGGTTTAATTGGTTATCAAAGTGAGTTTAGAAATGATACACGTGGCACAGGTGTACTAAGTAGAATCTACCATTCTTACGAGCCATTTAAAGGTGAAATTGAGCAAAGAAGAAATGGTATGATGATTTCTAATTGTGATGGTGAAACAACTGCTTATGCTATGTTTAACTTAGAAGAACGTGGAATACTATTTATTCCTGCTAGAACAAAAGTATATGAAGGCATGATTATTGGGGAACATAATAGGGAAAATGATTTAGATGTTAATCCTGTCAAAGGGAAAAAATTAACCAATATGCGAGCCTCTTCAAGTGATAAAGCAATTATTTTAACACCCCATAGAGAACTAAACTTAGAAGAAGTCATTTCTTACATTGCTGATGATGAATTGGTTGAAGTTACGCCTAAAAGTATCAGATTAAGGAAAAAAGCACTTCTTCCGCACGAAAGAAAGAAGCCTGGTAAAAAGGATTTTATATAG
- a CDS encoding DEAD/DEAH box helicase family protein encodes MYISKLLGKQEQLLGASSKNYSMQEGKLSQSQGTSQQRHWQDVLTPQQIRGFAVGEFAGKVVESDTAFSHTKIDFFRNYSITCV; translated from the coding sequence GTGTATATCAGTAAGCTGCTAGGAAAGCAAGAGCAGCTTCTAGGTGCTTCCTCGAAAAACTATAGCATGCAAGAAGGCAAGCTATCTCAAAGCCAAGGTACAAGCCAGCAAAGGCATTGGCAAGATGTATTAACACCCCAGCAAATCAGAGGCTTTGCAGTAGGAGAGTTTGCCGGCAAGGTAGTAGAAAGTGATACGGCTTTTTCCCACACAAAAATAGACTTCTTTCGAAACTATAGTATCACTTGTGTTTAG
- a CDS encoding leucine-rich repeat domain-containing protein has product MRKTYKNCQNYTVLALISMSLALQSCRIEGNQDIVPAIKQLPTKRLARMQATTDNPGDHKHLSRAVEDIKFSGKRKVEEKQKEVVTEKKKRRTLVEEDIVSDIPVIHKEPSSPGAKQRKRAISISIRKATRKKATNVSFNNIVENQQCFANLLNYLPLKETLHLRQANRYLNKTIVDSKLVVPCAIKRTIDFTELDYTPQTIPTFPFYRLMRSIDQLPRAFWSYLPLTRVEELHLSFMDINDAEIWQLGKYLEYSRIKLLIAMFNNITSKGSTDLGKSLPLWPSIYEVYLKNNLLGDAGAIGISLYLPECHNLKIMDLGSNKIGDKGAAGLGKNIQDSNIENLILTGNQITAEGACELVKNLSKTKVRCLQLGCNPIKNRLGELGRILSTTPVKILGLHGNRIGKKGIMELIQNLAGSNVEELYLVNNDISDSGIKKIAEFLKDTKIYKLDVRVNYIQKKTQLFLTQHYPHVEWVF; this is encoded by the coding sequence ATGAGAAAAACCTACAAGAATTGCCAAAATTATACAGTATTAGCTCTAATAAGCATGAGCTTAGCCTTACAGAGCTGTAGAATTGAAGGAAACCAAGATATTGTACCAGCTATAAAACAGTTACCTACCAAGAGGCTAGCAAGAATGCAAGCTACTACAGATAATCCTGGAGATCATAAACATTTAAGTAGAGCTGTTGAAGACATAAAATTTTCTGGCAAAAGAAAAGTAGAAGAGAAACAAAAAGAAGTAGTTACAGAAAAAAAGAAAAGAAGGACGCTTGTTGAGGAAGATATAGTCAGTGATATACCTGTTATTCATAAAGAACCCTCCAGTCCAGGTGCCAAACAAAGAAAAAGGGCTATTTCTATATCTATAAGAAAAGCGACAAGAAAAAAGGCTACAAATGTATCCTTTAATAATATTGTCGAAAACCAGCAGTGTTTTGCAAATTTATTGAACTATTTGCCTTTAAAAGAAACATTACACCTTAGACAAGCAAATCGTTACCTAAATAAAACCATAGTAGACTCTAAGCTAGTAGTACCCTGTGCAATTAAAAGAACTATAGATTTTACGGAATTGGATTATACCCCACAAACTATTCCAACTTTCCCTTTTTATCGATTAATGAGAAGTATTGATCAGTTGCCCAGAGCTTTTTGGAGCTATTTACCTTTAACAAGGGTAGAGGAATTACATTTGAGTTTTATGGATATAAATGATGCTGAGATATGGCAGTTAGGTAAATATTTAGAATATAGTAGAATTAAGTTATTAATTGCCATGTTTAATAACATAACATCTAAAGGTTCCACTGATTTAGGTAAGAGTTTACCTTTATGGCCTTCTATATATGAAGTTTATCTAAAGAATAATCTTTTAGGAGACGCAGGGGCTATAGGAATATCTCTTTATTTACCTGAATGCCATAACTTAAAAATTATGGACTTAGGTAGTAATAAAATAGGAGATAAAGGGGCTGCAGGCCTTGGGAAAAATATACAAGATAGTAATATAGAAAATTTAATTCTAACCGGTAATCAAATAACAGCAGAGGGAGCTTGTGAGCTTGTTAAAAATTTATCTAAAACTAAAGTAAGATGCCTTCAATTAGGTTGCAACCCAATAAAGAACAGACTAGGAGAACTTGGAAGAATTCTATCTACAACTCCTGTGAAAATACTTGGTTTACACGGTAACAGAATAGGGAAGAAGGGTATAATGGAGTTAATCCAAAATTTAGCCGGTTCTAATGTAGAAGAACTTTATTTAGTTAACAATGATATAAGTGATAGCGGTATTAAAAAAATTGCTGAGTTTTTAAAAGACACTAAAATTTATAAGCTAGATGTAAGAGTAAATTACATACAGAAGAAAACACAACTTTTTTTGACACAACACTATCCTCATGTAGAATGGGTATTTTAA
- a CDS encoding phage integrase SAM-like domain-containing protein translates to MDQTFLHNYETFLRKLGLAKTSMPVYFRTLCALFNKYISPTTKRLPMRLVK, encoded by the coding sequence ATCGACCAAACATTTCTACATAATTACGAGACCTTTCTAAGAAAATTAGGCTTAGCTAAGACCTCTATGCCTGTTTACTTTAGGACCTTATGTGCACTCTTTAATAAGTACATTAGCCCCACTACAAAACGTTTACCTATGAGATTAGTTAAATAG